The genomic window GGCGGCTTGGTGGCCAGGGGCCTGGCCGGAGGTCTGCGCCAGCGCTACCTGGGCGTGCGCGACCAGATCATTGGCCTGGAATTGATCCGCAGCGACGGCACCCGCGCCCGGGCCGGGGGCAAGGTGGTGAAAAACGTGGCCGGCTACGACCTGATGCGCTTGATGGCGGGCAGCTGGGGGTCCTTAGGCCTGATCAGCAGCCTCACGCTGCGCACCATGCCGGAGCCGCCCCAGCGGCGCGGCCTGAAGCTGGAGGGGCCGCTCGAAGCCCTCGGCCAACTGGCCGCCTGGCTGCTGGGCTCAAGCCTCAGCCCGGAGCGGATCGACTGGTGGCGCCCCCCTGCCCCCCAAGAAGACGGCACCGGACTGCTGATCAGCCTGGCCAGCATCAACGCCCTCACTCTCAATGAGCAAATCGGCTGCATCGCCGCCAAGGCTGCTCCCTTGGCAATCACGGCCAAAACTCTTGAACCTGCCCAACTCGCAAGCCTGGTAGGCCAAAGCCAAGGGTCTGAAACTGGGTCCAGCGACTGGTTGCTGCGGCTGGCGGTGCGCCCCAACCAGGCGACTGCCCTGCTCAAAGATCCAGCCCTGGCCGGCTTGCCGGTGGTCCTGGGGGCTGGCAGTGGCCTAGGTATCGCCTGGGCAACTGCCTCAGCCCTACCTACCTACAAGGTGGAGGCGCTCAGGCGCTATTGCCAGCAGGGTGGCGGCTACCTGACGGTGCTACGCCAGCCGGCCAGCAGCAAACTGCCAGCCTGGCTGGATGCCCCATCGCGGCCCCTGATCGAAGCGATCAAACGGCAGTTTGACCCGAAGCAGCAACTGTCGCGCGGTCGCCTGCCGGGAGTGAATCTGCCTGGAGTGGAGCCGCCCCGGAGCTAAGGCCGGCGATCCAGTCGAGCAGGGCAGCATTCACCTGATCTGGCACCTCGTCGTGGGGACAGTGACCCGCCTCGAGCACCACTTCGCTGGTGCCTGCAGGAGCATGGCGCTGGAAAGCAGCCCGCCGGCCCACGGCGTTGATCCAGGGGTCGCGGATGCCCCAGAGCAACAGCAACGGACATGTCAGCTGGACAAACAACTCATCGAGGGGCTGGCCGCGGGGGATATCAAACACGGTGCGGAAGACACCGAAAGCCCCCGGATCCAGCGACGGCCGCCGGATCGCCTCCACCAAGGCTTCATCGACGTTGGTCTTGTCGACATACACCTGGTTGAGGGTGCGGCGAATCGTGGCCGGCCGGCGCAAATTTTCAAACAACAACCGCTGCAGCACCGGACTTTTGAGCAGGGCTCCCGCAATGGTCTGGCGGGTGATCGCTCCCCAGCCCTTAGGCGGCGCCTGCTCATCGCTGAACGGCCCTGCCGCATTCAGCAGCACCACCCCGGCCGCCTGGTCCCCCAAGGCAGCGCCAGCCGCCAAGGCTGAAAAACCGCCAAGGGAATTGCCCGCCAGCACCGTCGGCCGGCCGATGCGCTCGTGCACATAGGCGGCCAGCTGGTCGCGCCAGAGGGGGCCGCCGTAGGCAAGCTCAGCCGGCTTGGCGCTGCGACCGAAACCCAGCAGGTCGATGGCGTGCACCTCATGGCGCTGGGCCAGCACGGGAATGTTGTGGCGCCAGTGATC from Cyanobium sp. Tous-M-B4 includes these protein-coding regions:
- a CDS encoding FAD-binding oxidoreductase, producing the protein MTPEPRELQELVRELHQQAAPWQPAGLGSRLNWGPPVVGASATVSCRRLSGIVEHSPGDFTVTALAGTPLVELQAELARHRQWLAVDWPWGSGMSGQASGSLGGLVARGLAGGLRQRYLGVRDQIIGLELIRSDGTRARAGGKVVKNVAGYDLMRLMAGSWGSLGLISSLTLRTMPEPPQRRGLKLEGPLEALGQLAAWLLGSSLSPERIDWWRPPAPQEDGTGLLISLASINALTLNEQIGCIAAKAAPLAITAKTLEPAQLASLVGQSQGSETGSSDWLLRLAVRPNQATALLKDPALAGLPVVLGAGSGLGIAWATASALPTYKVEALRRYCQQGGGYLTVLRQPASSKLPAWLDAPSRPLIEAIKRQFDPKQQLSRGRLPGVNLPGVEPPRS
- a CDS encoding alpha/beta fold hydrolase → MSVPQPWSYAGHPVHAIAAAPAEPEGPAILLVHGFGASTDHWRHNIPVLAQRHEVHAIDLLGFGRSAKPAELAYGGPLWRDQLAAYVHERIGRPTVLAGNSLGGFSALAAGAALGDQAAGVVLLNAAGPFSDEQAPPKGWGAITRQTIAGALLKSPVLQRLLFENLRRPATIRRTLNQVYVDKTNVDEALVEAIRRPSLDPGAFGVFRTVFDIPRGQPLDELFVQLTCPLLLLWGIRDPWINAVGRRAAFQRHAPAGTSEVVLEAGHCPHDEVPDQVNAALLDWIAGLSSGAAPLQADSLPAGDRATVAASGQTAV